A segment of the Bacilli bacterium genome:
GCTCCGAATTGGCGCGCGCCGCAAGGGAAAGAGCAAAGAGCGCGTACTCGCTGAATCGGGTCATCCGGCAATTGCAAGCCATTTATCGAAGGTACGAGCCGAACGCTTCGGAGGCAAGCTCATGAATGCGTTTCGCTTTTTGCATTGCGCGGACTTGCATCTGGATACGCCGTTTAAGGGCATGAGCGCGGTGCCCGATGCCATCCGGCAAGCCATCAAAAACTCCACGTTTGCCGCATTGCAAAATGTGACGCAAATCGCGCTGTCCGAAAACGTGGATTTTGTGCTGATTGCCGGAGATTTATTCGATGCTGCGGAACGTTCGCTGCGCGCGCAGCTTTTTTTGCGCCGGGAGCTTGAAAAGTTGTCCGCGGCTGGCATTTTCGTCTGCATTGTACACGGCAATCACGATCCGGAAAACGGCGGCAAAGCTGAACTCGCCTGGCCGGAGCGCGTCCATTTCTTTTCTTCCGATAAGCCGGAAACGCTGCGTTTGCCAAACAGGCGGGGGCAGGATGCGGCGCTTGTGACCGGCATGTCGTATGGGCAAAAAGCCGTCACGGAAAATTTGGCCGAGCGGTTTATCCCGGCGGACAGCGCATTGTACAAAATCGCGCTGTTGCATGCCAATGTCGACGGCGACCCGGCGCATGACAATTATGCTCCTTGTTCGTTGTCAACGCTAAAACAAAGCGGCTTTGATTATTGGGCGTTGGGGCATATTCATGCGCGTAAGGTGCTGCATAAGCAGCCGTATGCGGTGTATCCCGGCAATATTCAGGGGCGAAGCGTCCGCGAACTCGGCCCAAAAGGCTGTTATGTGGCGAATGTGACGGAACTCGGCGAGACAAGCCTCACGTTTCATGAAACCGATGCCATTCGTTTTTTTTGCGCGGAAATTCCGTTGGACACGCTTGCGACGGAACAGGATTTGCAGGATGAATTGCAGCGGCGTATGGCGGACATCCGCGAACAGGCGGAAGGCAGGCACGCTGTCGTGCGGTTTTGCTTCTCCGGAAGGACCCCGTTATATCGGAAATTGCGCAATCCGACGTTTTTGCCCGATCTGTTGGCCGAGTTGCGCGGCGAAGAGGAACGCGCGTTTACCGAAAGCAATTTGCCGTTTGTCTGGATCGAATCGGTGGACGATGAGTCCGCCCCGCCGGTCGATCTGGCGGCGCTAGCGCGGCAGGATGATTTTATTGCGGTTATGCTGCAGCACGTGGACAAGCTTCTGAACGATCGCGGCGAGCTTGCGGCTTTTGGCCATGCCGCGTTGCAGCCGCTGTTCACATCGAAAGCGGCCACGTATGCGGCGGAACCGGACGAGCAAACGCTGCGAAAATGGCTTGCCGAAGCCCGAAACCTGGCTGTTGAAGCCCTTATCCGGGATGCGGGGTGGGAGACGTGAGAATCGAACGGGCCCATATTTTCGGATTCGGCATTCACGCCGACCGCGCTTTCACATTTGGCGAAGGCGCGCCGCTAACGGTCTGCTATGGTTTGAACGAG
Coding sequences within it:
- a CDS encoding DNA repair exonuclease; protein product: MNAFRFLHCADLHLDTPFKGMSAVPDAIRQAIKNSTFAALQNVTQIALSENVDFVLIAGDLFDAAERSLRAQLFLRRELEKLSAAGIFVCIVHGNHDPENGGKAELAWPERVHFFSSDKPETLRLPNRRGQDAALVTGMSYGQKAVTENLAERFIPADSALYKIALLHANVDGDPAHDNYAPCSLSTLKQSGFDYWALGHIHARKVLHKQPYAVYPGNIQGRSVRELGPKGCYVANVTELGETSLTFHETDAIRFFCAEIPLDTLATEQDLQDELQRRMADIREQAEGRHAVVRFCFSGRTPLYRKLRNPTFLPDLLAELRGEEERAFTESNLPFVWIESVDDESAPPVDLAALARQDDFIAVMLQHVDKLLNDRGELAAFGHAALQPLFTSKAATYAAEPDEQTLRKWLAEARNLAVEALIRDAGWET